Proteins encoded within one genomic window of Bradyrhizobium sp. CB1717:
- a CDS encoding LysR family transcriptional regulator encodes MELLNDMALFVEVVKARSFRGAAAILDMPNSTLSRRIGLLEKEIGLRLLNRTTRRIELTEAGLLYFERCKRIVDEARLAHEQLGEMLAQPSGLLRVSLPVDFANTYLAPLITEFAQQYPGIDFEFDLTPRRVDLVSEPYDLAIRVGESEASHMIARPLARLHGYLYASPRYLELNGEPREPADLARHQCLCQTRVSTWTLRSGTQTVDADVDGRFHLNSIGKLRRLATLDMGITFMPQEIVADEVAAGRLRRIMPQWQGQPMTIYAVTETRLLPAKTQRFIEFLRERLSRG; translated from the coding sequence ATGGAGCTGTTGAACGACATGGCGCTCTTCGTCGAGGTCGTGAAGGCCAGGAGCTTTCGGGGCGCCGCAGCGATCCTCGACATGCCCAACTCCACCCTGTCGCGGCGGATCGGCCTGCTGGAGAAGGAAATCGGGCTTCGCCTGCTGAACCGGACGACGCGCCGGATCGAATTGACCGAAGCCGGCCTGCTCTATTTCGAGAGGTGCAAGCGCATCGTCGATGAAGCGCGCCTGGCACACGAGCAACTCGGCGAGATGCTGGCGCAGCCGAGCGGATTGCTACGAGTCTCACTGCCGGTGGACTTCGCGAACACCTATCTCGCGCCGCTGATCACCGAATTCGCGCAGCAATATCCCGGTATCGATTTCGAATTCGACCTGACGCCGCGACGTGTCGATCTCGTCTCCGAGCCGTATGATCTGGCGATCCGCGTCGGAGAATCCGAGGCCTCCCATATGATCGCGCGGCCGCTTGCCCGCCTGCACGGCTATCTCTACGCCTCGCCGCGCTATCTCGAACTCAACGGCGAGCCGCGCGAACCGGCCGACCTCGCGCGCCATCAATGCCTCTGCCAGACGAGGGTCAGCACCTGGACGCTGCGCAGCGGAACGCAAACGGTTGACGCCGACGTCGACGGCCGTTTTCATCTCAACAGCATCGGCAAGCTCCGCCGCCTCGCCACGCTCGACATGGGCATCACGTTCATGCCGCAGGAAATCGTGGCCGACGAAGTTGCGGCCGGCCGGCTACGCCGCATCATGCCGCAATGGCAGGGCCAGCCCATGACCATCTACGCTGTCACCGAGACCAGACTGCTCCCGGCCAAGACGCAGCGCTTCATCGAATTCTTGAGAGAACGGCTGAGCCGGGGGTAG